The Corallococcus exiguus genome includes a region encoding these proteins:
- a CDS encoding MgtC/SapB family protein, whose protein sequence is MLVRLAVAFALGLPVGWERDHRALSPGLRTFPLVGTGACAFLLIGQHAFPDDARAQGYVFQAVLSGIGFIGGGVIVKGSGEIQGIATAVSIWITAAVGAAVAYRLYGLGAVLSLTTVAALQLLKPFKEHT, encoded by the coding sequence ATGTTGGTTCGCCTCGCGGTGGCATTCGCGCTGGGGCTGCCCGTGGGTTGGGAGCGAGACCACCGGGCGCTCTCGCCCGGATTGCGCACGTTTCCGCTCGTCGGCACGGGAGCGTGTGCATTCCTGCTCATCGGCCAGCATGCCTTCCCCGACGACGCGCGCGCTCAGGGCTATGTCTTTCAGGCCGTGTTGAGCGGCATTGGTTTCATTGGAGGCGGTGTCATCGTCAAGGGCAGCGGAGAGATCCAGGGGATCGCGACCGCCGTGAGCATCTGGATTACCGCCGCGGTCGGGGCTGCTGTCGCCTATCGGCTCTATGGGCTCGGGGCGGTTCTATCGCTCACGACCGTGGCTGCACTGCAGCTGCTCAAGCCGTTCAAGGAACACACGTAA
- a CDS encoding zinc-dependent metalloprotease, whose product MLGRTWSSRRRWLGAASLVVMLTSGGCDTGGPVTETEAPEASLAVSLEDAFVAVPRATSTEQRQQVEQRLSGIVEDAGTHFYLAIKRSELKQKWFLSAFLKQLHPGGVIFGAGRSLGTRVVSFQEQNGRLFVVDVDDRKKLSDVFDPQVLVEAYPVVTDYGPFNRLRNADQYVLIDPSAGLNRFGVMGDSLSVSTRFQTELSFAQRFHPITDGIAFEQVFTGYSEVSDPFAADYLEPNGYRASGTLGLALRRYKEGPGYTPTAMPEQTLYFAGAPSFITNAGGWQDIPAMKWNIHPGMKPISWFITPSVLSIQADPRFQDYDLVGAIKRGVEGWNQAFGFKVLEATVGGPGLDFADDDKNVLIFDPDEGVPYAFANFRINPNTSELRGASVYLPAMWLVLGDETFESDPGAFAAARARTLSPVSMSWSGMKAEQLCDLNVLERFGDPEAGLASSLTAVTPRTKKQKVEAYLTHVVLHEIGHTLGLRHNFAGSLAYDGTPTGLRSSSVMDYVANEDSVLDSAPGPYDVQAVRYLYGLDTQLPTWEFCTDQDRFTDPRCAMYDRTNDTFSFTLADFNVYAQSFLTTASVTNRLNLTLSTRTNQVLGFVRAGTEQVRAYQDILAQVRPPLVVPPGAPAVYASRADELARRVLTRLYLDPVSSRGGIFTANAPTTPQFTAPVMADVRGILLNVDGVRGYAARRAMVDILKQFQTLPAYSALREARDTLTAQLPSLTGEERLQSEDLLARVSSALSPYYR is encoded by the coding sequence ATGCTTGGACGGACGTGGTCTTCGCGGCGCCGCTGGCTGGGCGCCGCGTCGCTGGTGGTGATGTTGACGAGCGGCGGCTGTGACACCGGCGGGCCCGTGACTGAGACGGAAGCCCCCGAAGCCTCGCTGGCCGTCAGCCTGGAGGACGCCTTCGTGGCGGTGCCCCGGGCCACGAGCACGGAGCAGCGCCAACAGGTGGAACAGCGCCTGTCCGGAATCGTGGAGGACGCGGGCACCCACTTCTACCTGGCCATCAAGCGCAGCGAGCTGAAGCAGAAGTGGTTCCTGTCCGCGTTCCTCAAGCAGCTCCATCCGGGAGGGGTGATCTTCGGCGCTGGCAGGTCCCTGGGCACGCGGGTGGTCTCCTTCCAGGAGCAGAACGGCCGGCTCTTCGTGGTGGATGTGGACGACCGCAAGAAGCTCAGCGACGTGTTCGACCCACAGGTGCTGGTGGAGGCCTACCCCGTCGTCACCGACTACGGCCCCTTCAACCGTCTGCGCAACGCCGACCAGTACGTGCTCATCGACCCGTCGGCGGGGCTCAACCGCTTCGGCGTGATGGGGGACTCATTGTCCGTCTCCACGCGATTCCAGACGGAGCTGAGCTTCGCGCAGCGCTTCCACCCCATCACCGACGGCATCGCCTTCGAGCAGGTCTTCACGGGCTACTCGGAGGTGTCCGATCCGTTCGCCGCGGACTACCTGGAGCCCAATGGCTACCGCGCCTCCGGCACGCTCGGCCTCGCCCTGCGCCGCTACAAGGAGGGGCCCGGCTACACGCCCACGGCCATGCCCGAGCAGACGCTCTACTTCGCGGGAGCGCCGAGCTTCATCACCAACGCCGGTGGCTGGCAGGACATCCCGGCGATGAAGTGGAACATCCACCCCGGGATGAAGCCCATCTCCTGGTTCATCACCCCCTCCGTGCTCTCGATCCAGGCCGACCCGCGCTTCCAGGACTATGACCTCGTGGGCGCCATCAAGCGCGGCGTGGAGGGTTGGAACCAGGCGTTCGGCTTCAAGGTCCTGGAGGCCACGGTGGGCGGCCCGGGGCTCGACTTCGCGGATGACGACAAGAACGTCCTCATCTTCGACCCGGACGAGGGCGTGCCCTACGCTTTCGCGAACTTCCGCATCAACCCCAACACCAGCGAGCTGCGCGGCGCCAGCGTCTACCTGCCGGCCATGTGGCTGGTGCTCGGGGACGAGACCTTCGAGAGCGACCCCGGTGCGTTCGCCGCCGCACGGGCGCGGACGCTCTCGCCCGTGAGCATGTCCTGGTCCGGGATGAAGGCGGAGCAGCTGTGCGACCTGAACGTCCTCGAGCGCTTCGGCGACCCGGAGGCTGGCCTCGCGTCGTCGCTGACGGCGGTCACTCCGCGGACGAAGAAGCAGAAGGTGGAGGCCTACCTCACGCACGTGGTGTTGCATGAGATTGGCCACACGCTGGGCCTGCGCCACAACTTCGCCGGATCGCTCGCTTACGACGGCACGCCCACGGGCCTGCGCAGCAGCTCCGTGATGGACTACGTCGCGAACGAGGACTCCGTCCTGGACAGCGCGCCGGGCCCCTACGACGTGCAGGCGGTGCGCTACCTCTATGGGCTGGACACCCAGCTGCCCACCTGGGAGTTCTGCACGGATCAAGACCGGTTCACCGACCCGCGCTGTGCCATGTACGACCGCACGAATGACACGTTCAGCTTCACGCTGGCGGACTTCAACGTCTACGCGCAGAGCTTCCTCACCACGGCCTCGGTCACCAACCGGCTCAACCTCACCCTCAGCACCCGCACCAACCAGGTCCTGGGCTTCGTGCGGGCCGGGACGGAGCAGGTGCGGGCGTACCAGGACATCCTGGCCCAGGTGCGGCCGCCGCTCGTCGTGCCTCCGGGCGCGCCCGCGGTCTACGCCTCCCGCGCGGATGAGCTCGCCCGCCGCGTCCTCACGCGCCTCTACCTGGACCCGGTGTCGTCGCGCGGCGGCATCTTCACCGCGAATGCGCCCACCACGCCGCAGTTCACGGCGCCGGTGATGGCGGACGTGCGCGGCATCCTGCTCAACGTGGACGGCGTGCGCGGCTACGCGGCCCGCCGCGCCATGGTGGACATCCTGAAGCAATTCCAGACACTGCCCGCGTACTCGGCGCTGCGCGAGGCCCGCGACACGCTCACCGCGCAGCTCCCGTCGCTCACGGGGGAGGAGCGGTTGCAGTCCGAGGATCTGCTGGCGCGCGTCTCCAGCGCGCTCTCGCCCTACTACCGCTGA
- a CDS encoding GerW family sporulation protein: MDIIDLIDRTRDSISARSVFGQPIQQGEVTVIPVARVMGGGGGGGGEGPVPEANSRKGMGHGEGTGFGLSARPAGAFVIRGDRVSWLPVVEPTRIILGLQVLAGIALLVHSLTRQRGH, encoded by the coding sequence ATGGACATCATCGACCTCATCGACCGGACCCGCGACAGCATCTCCGCGCGCAGCGTCTTCGGCCAACCCATCCAGCAGGGGGAGGTCACCGTGATTCCCGTCGCGCGCGTGATGGGCGGTGGAGGCGGCGGTGGGGGCGAGGGCCCGGTACCTGAGGCCAACTCAAGGAAGGGCATGGGACATGGGGAGGGCACGGGCTTTGGGCTGAGCGCGCGTCCGGCCGGCGCCTTCGTCATCCGCGGAGACAGGGTGTCGTGGCTGCCTGTCGTGGAGCCCACGCGCATCATCCTCGGCCTGCAGGTGCTGGCTGGCATCGCCCTGCTCGTCCACTCGCTCACTCGGCAGCGTGGCCATTGA
- a CDS encoding DUF1963 domain-containing protein: MSKARSDKIDALSADEVGRWLRPLIRQRTMLVPGASSRDDSLLATRFGGVPTGRGGERWPICDRGHLLSFVAQVNHVRDARHSPTLGIAFFTFFYCWDCGPLRPKKPRDGIKEREGFRVMAYPSLSPSQACELRLEPDASKGYRWQEFEPRFVTPRLEQSLPDDVGFEVHCPPLWDRVPGNSGARQAWENWHVVARVASELTHAREKPHSRNRGVVLGGYPNWVNGPDQTPRCTVCGELMELLLQLSPSDVTDASWGDVWTAYLFMCRTHLKEVALRFQGT; encoded by the coding sequence ATGTCCAAGGCCCGGAGCGACAAAATCGATGCCCTCAGCGCGGACGAGGTCGGTCGATGGCTACGTCCGTTGATTCGCCAGCGCACGATGCTGGTGCCGGGAGCGTCCTCCCGCGACGACTCGCTGCTTGCCACGCGCTTCGGTGGCGTGCCCACGGGGCGCGGTGGCGAACGGTGGCCCATCTGTGACCGCGGCCATCTCCTGAGCTTCGTTGCGCAGGTGAACCATGTACGAGACGCTCGGCACTCGCCCACGCTCGGCATCGCCTTCTTCACGTTCTTCTACTGCTGGGACTGCGGCCCGCTGCGCCCCAAAAAGCCGCGGGACGGAATCAAGGAGCGGGAAGGATTTCGGGTGATGGCGTACCCGTCGCTCTCGCCTTCCCAGGCATGCGAACTCCGACTGGAGCCGGATGCCTCCAAAGGCTACCGCTGGCAAGAGTTCGAGCCTCGATTCGTGACCCCACGACTCGAACAATCGCTCCCTGATGACGTTGGGTTCGAGGTGCACTGTCCCCCGCTCTGGGACCGAGTCCCCGGAAACTCCGGTGCTCGGCAGGCGTGGGAGAACTGGCACGTGGTGGCTCGAGTCGCCAGTGAGCTAACCCACGCCCGCGAGAAACCCCACTCACGCAACAGAGGGGTCGTGCTCGGCGGATATCCCAATTGGGTGAACGGCCCAGACCAGACACCACGATGCACCGTTTGTGGGGAGCTGATGGAGCTGCTGCTGCAGCTCTCTCCCTCTGATGTGACGGATGCCAGTTGGGGCGATGTGTGGACGGCCTATCTCTTCATGTGCCGAACACACCTGAAGGAAGTCGCGCTTCGATTCCAGGGCACGTGA
- the hrpA gene encoding ATP-dependent RNA helicase HrpA codes for MSGDSPVPSPGGLPTLRFPPELPISSRVEDITAAISAHQVVIVAGATGSGKTTQLPKILLAMGRGRPRQIGVTQPRRIAATSVAARVARELGTELGTDVGYQIRFEDRSSRRTAVKFMTDGVLLAQIHSDPLLSRYDTIVLDEAHERSLTIDFLLGWLKRILPRRPDLKVVVSSATIETERFSQFFGGAPVIQVEGRTFPVDVLYEPPPEDAELADAVADSVANVLSLDPDGDVLVFLPGEREIREAENALNARELRGTVVQPLYSRLSASEQSRVFATIPQRRVILATNVAETSITIPGIVYVVDTGVARLSRYDPRSGTTRLQIEPVSQASADQRKGRCGRVREGICVRLYDEVSFTTRPGFTDPEIKRTGLAGVILRMKSLGLGDVEDFPFLDPPQPRAIAEGWRVLEELGAIEGKERTLTPLGHQLARFPVDPRIARMILAGAEYGCVDEVLIVAAALNLQDPRERPRELAQKADELHRRFRDEHSDFTGLLKLWAFVREAEERGTSHLRRVCRDNFLSFLRVREWRDVQRQLEETVRELRLPRKGRGAPARGDVLHQALLTGLLSRIGQWNPEQRHYTGAKQTRFMVHPSSALSKKPPAWAMAFELVETTQLFARTVAKLEPEWLASAAPHLLKRSYSEPHWSEKSARAIVKENATLFGLQVFKERPVSLSSMDPARARLMFLEHALVRGEYRTRGAFQEENREVLERVARLRDKARRSELLDSEALLTFFDQRVPADVTDGAGFEAWRRKAEAADPDVLILSMEDALSHDPGLSPAHYPDAITLHGASVPVTYTFDPSAEDDGITLSVPLLLLAQLVPGELDWTIPGWQREKLTALLEQIPRAQRKQLGPVPDLVDRLQKELVPFRGPLLPALARAVSRLCGVDVPEESLRADAVPPYLRITLRVIDERGKELARSRDADALLEQHGGHARAVLRSAAPTSDWERKGLTAWTFGELPPFVTRRIGGLEVRSYPALVDRGAAVDLVLLETSAAADAATRTGVRRLLMLAARGHVAVSAARMPLPFPTLDGAPPARGKADAFKALVLARSVDDAFKLAPGAPLPRTKAAFEALVQEGSPRIEREARDWANAVVVTSSELAATLAALKAASKGPSGAAAVRDIRSQLGQLFPANLIEWIPLVRLLHYPRYLRAAQARLARAVANPAKDAGKAAPFLPLWETFLARSTTARDQEAAQELRWAFEELRVAIFAPEVTTPVSVTVAKVGAALAALR; via the coding sequence GTTCATGACCGACGGCGTCCTGCTCGCGCAGATCCACAGCGACCCGCTGCTGAGCCGCTACGACACCATCGTGCTCGACGAGGCCCACGAGCGCAGCCTCACCATCGACTTCCTGCTCGGGTGGCTCAAGCGCATCCTCCCCAGACGCCCCGACCTCAAGGTGGTGGTGAGCTCGGCCACCATCGAGACCGAGCGCTTCTCGCAGTTCTTCGGGGGCGCTCCCGTCATCCAGGTGGAGGGCCGTACCTTTCCCGTGGACGTGCTCTACGAGCCGCCCCCCGAGGACGCCGAGCTCGCCGACGCCGTCGCCGATTCGGTGGCGAACGTGCTCTCGCTCGACCCGGACGGGGACGTCCTCGTGTTCCTCCCTGGTGAGCGGGAAATCCGCGAGGCCGAGAATGCACTGAACGCGCGCGAGCTCCGCGGCACGGTGGTGCAGCCCCTGTATTCGCGCCTGTCGGCCTCCGAGCAGTCGCGCGTCTTCGCCACCATCCCCCAGCGACGGGTCATCCTCGCCACCAACGTCGCGGAGACGTCGATCACCATCCCGGGCATCGTGTACGTCGTGGACACGGGGGTGGCGCGCCTGTCGCGCTACGACCCACGCTCGGGCACCACGCGCCTGCAAATCGAGCCGGTCTCCCAGGCCAGCGCCGACCAGCGCAAGGGGCGCTGCGGACGCGTGCGCGAGGGCATCTGCGTGCGCCTCTATGACGAGGTGAGCTTCACCACGCGGCCCGGCTTCACCGACCCGGAGATCAAGCGCACCGGGCTCGCGGGGGTCATCCTGCGGATGAAGTCCCTCGGCCTCGGTGACGTCGAGGACTTCCCCTTCCTCGATCCGCCCCAGCCGAGGGCCATCGCCGAGGGCTGGCGGGTGCTCGAGGAGCTCGGGGCCATCGAGGGCAAGGAGCGCACCTTGACGCCGCTCGGGCACCAGCTCGCGCGCTTCCCGGTGGACCCGCGCATCGCGCGGATGATTCTCGCCGGCGCCGAGTACGGGTGCGTGGACGAGGTGCTCATCGTCGCCGCGGCGCTCAACCTGCAGGACCCGCGCGAGCGGCCACGGGAGCTCGCGCAGAAGGCGGACGAGCTGCACCGGCGCTTCCGTGACGAGCACTCGGACTTCACGGGGCTGCTCAAGCTGTGGGCGTTCGTGCGCGAGGCCGAGGAGCGCGGGACGTCCCATCTGCGGCGCGTGTGCCGGGACAACTTCCTGTCCTTCCTGCGGGTGCGCGAATGGCGAGACGTCCAGCGCCAGCTCGAGGAGACCGTCCGCGAGCTGCGCCTGCCTCGCAAGGGCCGCGGCGCACCGGCGCGCGGGGACGTCCTGCACCAGGCGCTCCTCACCGGGCTCTTGTCCCGCATCGGCCAGTGGAATCCGGAGCAGCGCCACTACACGGGCGCGAAGCAGACGCGCTTCATGGTTCATCCCTCGTCGGCGCTCTCGAAGAAGCCCCCTGCCTGGGCGATGGCGTTCGAGCTCGTGGAGACGACCCAGCTGTTCGCGCGCACGGTGGCGAAGCTCGAACCGGAGTGGCTCGCGTCGGCGGCCCCCCACCTGCTCAAGCGCAGCTACTCCGAACCGCACTGGTCGGAGAAGTCCGCGCGCGCCATCGTGAAGGAGAACGCGACCCTCTTCGGGCTTCAGGTCTTCAAGGAGCGCCCCGTGTCCCTGTCCAGCATGGACCCCGCCCGGGCACGGCTGATGTTCCTCGAGCATGCCCTGGTGCGCGGCGAGTACCGCACCCGGGGGGCGTTCCAGGAGGAGAACCGCGAGGTGCTCGAGCGCGTGGCGCGCCTGCGGGACAAGGCCCGGCGCAGCGAGCTGCTCGACAGCGAGGCGCTGCTGACGTTCTTCGACCAGCGCGTCCCGGCGGACGTGACGGACGGAGCGGGCTTCGAGGCCTGGCGCCGCAAGGCCGAGGCGGCCGACCCCGACGTGCTCATCCTCTCGATGGAGGATGCCCTCTCGCACGACCCGGGCCTGTCCCCGGCGCACTACCCGGACGCCATCACCCTGCACGGCGCGTCCGTACCGGTGACGTACACCTTCGACCCCTCGGCCGAGGACGACGGCATCACCCTGAGCGTGCCGCTGCTGCTGCTCGCCCAGCTCGTCCCCGGTGAGCTCGACTGGACCATCCCCGGGTGGCAGCGGGAGAAACTCACCGCCCTGCTCGAGCAGATCCCCCGCGCCCAGCGCAAACAGCTGGGGCCGGTGCCGGACCTGGTCGACCGTCTCCAGAAGGAACTGGTGCCCTTCCGCGGGCCGCTGCTTCCAGCGCTCGCGCGTGCAGTGTCCCGGCTGTGCGGCGTGGACGTGCCCGAGGAGTCCCTCCGGGCGGATGCCGTGCCACCGTACCTGCGCATCACGCTCCGGGTGATCGACGAGCGGGGAAAGGAGCTCGCACGCAGCCGCGACGCCGACGCGCTGCTCGAGCAGCACGGGGGACATGCACGAGCGGTGCTGCGCAGCGCGGCACCGACTTCGGACTGGGAGCGCAAGGGGCTGACGGCGTGGACCTTCGGCGAGCTGCCCCCCTTTGTTACCCGGCGGATCGGCGGGCTCGAGGTCCGCAGCTATCCCGCGCTCGTCGACCGGGGCGCTGCCGTGGACCTGGTGCTGCTCGAGACCTCCGCCGCCGCCGACGCGGCCACGCGCACGGGGGTCCGCCGGCTCCTGATGCTCGCCGCGCGCGGACACGTGGCCGTCAGCGCCGCGCGCATGCCGCTCCCCTTCCCGACCCTGGACGGCGCGCCGCCCGCGCGGGGCAAGGCTGACGCCTTCAAGGCGCTCGTCCTCGCACGCAGCGTCGACGATGCGTTCAAGCTCGCACCGGGTGCGCCACTGCCCCGCACGAAAGCAGCCTTCGAGGCGCTGGTCCAAGAGGGCTCACCGCGCATCGAGCGTGAGGCCCGGGACTGGGCGAACGCCGTCGTCGTCACCTCCTCGGAGCTCGCTGCGACGCTCGCCGCACTCAAGGCGGCCTCCAAGGGGCCGAGCGGCGCGGCGGCCGTGCGGGACATCCGCTCGCAGCTCGGGCAGTTGTTCCCCGCGAACCTCATCGAGTGGATTCCCCTCGTACGACTGCTGCACTACCCGCGCTACCTCCGCGCGGCCCAGGCACGGCTGGCGCGTGCGGTGGCGAACCCCGCCAAGGACGCAGGCAAGGCCGCGCCCTTCCTCCCCCTGTGGGAGACCTTCCTCGCCAGGTCCACCACCGCGCGTGACCAGGAGGCGGCGCAGGAGCTGCGGTGGGCCTTCGAGGAGCTCCGCGTGGCCATCTTCGCTCCGGAGGTGACGACGCCCGTGTCGGTGACGGTGGCGAAGGTCGGCGCGGCCCTCGCGGCGCTGCGCTAG